One Gadus morhua chromosome 23, gadMor3.0, whole genome shotgun sequence DNA segment encodes these proteins:
- the LOC115537269 gene encoding C-C motif chemokine 4, producing MTTCGPVTKSLLLLAVVVALTGQGSAVPQKVPECCTRVTKQEITETIVAYMVQKRNHHCVNAVIFKTESGKLFCCKDNEPWVKRKVGELELHKRFALASPPPS from the exons ATGACGACCTGTGGCCCCGTGACgaagagcctgctgctgctggctgtggtGGTCGCTCTGACCGGACAAGGATctgcag TACCTCAGAAGGTCCCTGAATGCTGCACCAGGGTGACCAAACAGGAGATCACTGAAACCATCGTGGCCTACATGGTGCAAAAGAGAAACCATCACTGTGTCAATGCCGTCAT ttTCAAAACAGAGAGCGGTAAGTTGTTCTGCTGCAAAGATAATGAGCCCTGGGTGAAGAGGAAGGTCGGGGAGCTTGA GCTGCACAAAAGATTCGCAttggcctccccccctccctcctga